The region TTCAAAAAAGGGGTCGATGAACGCAGTTTCGGCGACGGGCAGCATAATCATGTCGCCGCGTTCGATCCGTGAGAATCCGGGCAGCGAGCTGCCGTCGACACCGACACCGTTGGTGAAAAGCCCCGGACCGAGTTCATCGATAGGAAGCGTGATATGATGCCAGAGGCCCAGCAGATCGCCGAACTTCAGGTCGAAAAACTCCACCCCATTGTCTTTGACCATCTTCTTGAGCTTGTCGAGATTCATCCATACCTCCCTGCCAACAGGCATAAGTACACCAAGGCGAACATAGGCAAAAACCGGCAAAAGGCAAGCGAATCCGGATCCGGGCGAGTCGGAGCGCGCCAGAAAAAGGTTGCTCCGGGCGCGCCGGCTGCTAGCTTAGGAATCACGAATAATACGCATGTCACACAATGGAGTGCCGCCCATGCGATTCCTTGTCTTTCTCATGCTGCTGTTGCCCGGTGGACCGGTGACAGGTCAGGATGTCTCGCTGTTTGACTCTGTCCTGGCGCAGGTGGGGATCACGTCGGAGGATGTCAGATTCAATCAGGATGAAATGGCGACCTGGCAGGGTGACCGTTGGCGGATGTCTTATTTCAGCCTGTACCACAAAAACCCGTTTTCACTGCCCGGTCATGGGGAGCTGATTGTCGAGGAACTCCGCGGCAAGCTGGCGGACCTTCCCGGTTTGGTGGCGTTTGCGGGACGTCGCGCCGACCAGCCGATCCGTCGCGGCCTGATCGGCGACCAGCTCGAGCCATATGCAGCGTCTGCGGATTCACTGCCGTTGTTTTCGATCTGTTACAAGCGCAATGTCCTGACGGGCAATGAGAACAAGACGCTTCGCGACGCTATCGATCTGTTCTATCGGGTCGTCGACGACAAGAACAACCTGTTCCGCCGTGCGATAGAGCCAATCGACAAAAACAAGTATCGTAACGATCTGTGGAGCTACTTCATCTTCGACTCGTCGGCCGCGGCCGACGTTGTCGAGGAGCTGTACGGCAAGGTCGACATGGGGCGGCTGGTGGCGGGTGCGGAGGATATTGCGGAAGCGCTCAAGCGACTGGCAGCCGTCCTGCCCGAGTGCAGGTTTCCGGACTACGTGGTGAAGATCAGCTCATCGCACGGCGACATCTATGTCGGCACGACGGGTGATGATCGCTATGAGTTCATCCAGGCGCCGCTGCTGATTGTCGATGGCGGCGGCAACGACAGGTACGACTTTCCCGGCGGCAACGAGAAACGACCGATCGCGGCGATCATCGATCTCAGCGGCGACGACACGTACGTGTCGTCCGACACCACGAAGCCGGGGATCGGCGGCGGGTTGATCGGTATCTCGTACGTGCTCGATCTCGGCGGAAACGATTCGTATACGGGTCATCATGTGTGCCAGGGGGCGGGTGTCTTTGGAGTGGGGGCGGTAATCGACCGGGAGGGAAACGATACGTACAGCGCGCGTTATCTGTCGCAGGGCAGCGGGAGTTTCGGGTTGGGCGTGCTGGCGGACGGAACCGGTAACGACAGCCTGTACTGCTGGACCATGTCGCAGGGGTACGGGTACAGTCGGGGGTGCGGTCTGCTGGTCAACGGCGACGGAGACGATCGCTACGTCGCCGAGGATGAGACGATATTTTCGGCGTCGTCACAGAACGCCGAGCACAATAACTCGCTGGCTCAGGGGGTCGGGTTCGGCCGGCGCGCGGACTTCGTGGACGGCCACAGCTGGGCGGGCGGAGTCGGGATTTTGTGCGATATCGCGGGCGCCGACTCGTATTCGGCGGGGCTGTTCGCACAGGGGTGTGCGTACTGGTTTTCGGTGGGGATGCTGCTCGATGCCGCGGGAAACGACACGTACGACGGCGTCTGGTACGTCATGGGCAGCGGCGCGCATTTTGCAGTGGGGTATCTCGACGATTTCGGCGGCAATGATGTGTATACCGCCACACACAATATGGCGGTCGGCGCGGGGCATGACTTCACGATCGGCTACTTCAACGAGCGTGCGGGCGACGACCGGTACACGGTGCCCAACCTGTCGCTGGGCGGGGGCAACGCCAACGGCATGGGGCTGTTTCACGATCACAGCGGCAACGATTACTACATGACCAAAACCGGCACGACGACCCTGGGCCGGGCGAATGCGGAGCAATCGGGAATCCGGTCGGTCCTCGCCTGTTTCGGCATCTTTGTCGACGGAGGCGGAGACGACACGTACAACGAGGAATGGGCGGCGAACGGACGACGTTGGATAGGTCCCGCCTCGGACCCCAACCGGCCGAACCGGGCTGCAATCGGAGTCGGGATAGACTTCTGAGACCCGGTCAGGGGGTCGAGACCGGCTGAACCGTCCGGGGCTCGGCCTTGCGTTTGCGTTCGATGGAAAGACCGACGCCGGAGAGGATCAGGGTCGTGCCAATCACAATCGATGCGGACACGGTTTCATCGAAGAACACGACCCCGATGAAGAGGGCCACCAGGGGAGTGATAAACGCAATAAGAGACGCGGACAGAGCGGACATGCGGGCAAGCAGCCAGTAGTAAGACAGAAACGCGACAATCGTTCCCATCAACGCCAGATACAGAATGGAGCCGATCGAGGCCGCGGTGACGTGGAAGTCCGCCCAGTCTTCGAAGATGATCGCAGACAGGAGCACGAGCATACTACCCAGCAGCATCTGGATGCTGGCGGTGACGACGATGTTCGCCCCGGCATGGAATTTCTTGTGAATGATAAGGCCGTGGGCGGCGGAGTAGGTTGCTACGACGGCCAGAATAGTCCCGAGGAAGAGATCGTCGCCGGTCTGCAACTGGTCATAAGAGATCAAGGCGACGCCTACGAAACCGAGGGCTATGCCGATCCATCCGGCCGGGGTCACCCGGGCATCGTTGAGCCTGAAAGTCGATAGCACCGCCACAAAAAACGGAAGCGACGCGAACAACACGGCAGTGAGCGACGAGCTGATGAAGACCTGAGCGAAGTAGATCAGCGCGTAGTTCACGCCGTACATCCATATGCCCGGGTAGCCGACTCGCAACCATGACCGAATATCTCGGGGATAGGGATAGCGCATGAGAAAGATGACGCCGTTCAGGATGAGCGTGGCGAGCATGAATCGGAGTGCAGCCGTTTGGAGCGGCGGGGCGGCGGTCAGACCGATTTTGATGGCGATCCAGGTTGAGCCCCAGATCAAGCACAGTAGCACGTACACGAAGGCGGTCATCGGCGGATAATAAGGCGGAGCGATCGGACAAAGTCAACGGCATAGCGAAAATCACCCGGTTGGCGGCGCGGGTCGCCGCAACGCGACGTGCGAATACGTCATAGTCCGAAAAAGAGTTTGACAATAGTGCAAAAACAGCGTTGGTTTGCTCATCCTGCCGTTGAAACTACATGGAGATTTTTAATGGAGTATGTTGAAGGGATAATCAAGAACACGGAGTTTTTCACGACCGCTGAGCTGGCCAAGAAGCTGAAAATGAACGTCCAGGTCATCACCCGTAAAGTACAGGCGGGCGAGATCCGGGCGTTTAAGATCGGCAAGGACTGGCGCATCCCCGAGTCGGCGGTACACGAATGGCTGGAGCGTCACGTGAACGACGGTTCCAACGGTAACGGCAACGGGAACGGGCATGGGCGCAAAGCCAAGGTCGTGAAAGACTATGTCACGGGCGATCACATCCGGGAACTGCCGTCGAAACGTTTCGAGCGGAAGTACCTGCTCGAGTTTATCCTCGCACAGTTCGAGCCCAGCAGGACGTATAGCGAGGATGAGGTCAACAACGTGATCAGCCGGTACTACGATGATTTCGCGACCGTCCGTCGCGAGTTTGTTGCTGAGAACATGCTGGAGAAGGCCGGAGGCGGGTACCGTCGCCGCTCGGGCTACACGTTCTCCGACTGATCTTCGCGAAGATCGATTTCCATGTGACGAAAAGACAAAGCCCCGGCGATTGCCGGGGCTTTTTGTGTTTGTAAACGGGCGACTCAATCCTCGAACGCAGGGGGCGGAATATTGCTGGGCAGGGTGCCGCCGGTGGCGCGCAGGATCTGCTGCACGTAGGGATCGCTGAGATTGATCTTGTACTGCGCGATCAAGGTAGCCGCCTGCCGCAAATCGGTCACGTTGTTCGTGCGGGCGAGAATCGTGACCAGCTTGCGGAACGCGTAACTGCTGTTCGGGTTTATCTCAAACGCACGCCACATGTAGTCCAGTCCCCGATCCATGAGAGGTTGATCGGCAGTTCGCTGTCCGATTTCGTACATCGTCATGCCGAGATCCTGCATATAAAACAGGTTCTGCGGATTGGACTCCAGGAACGCAGACAGGGTGTCCTGAAGCTGGCGATAGACAGCAAGCGCGGCAGCCGAATCGCCGCTGCGTTCCAGATCCTCGGCCAACACATAGCTGGCCTGCCAGTACTCCGGATACTTTTCGATGAAAGTCCGGATGAAGGTACGCGCTTCGTCGTTCCGGCCGTTGCGATCGAGAGCGTCATACAAGCGGACGGCGTTCATGCCGACACCGAGCCAGATGCCGGTCGCGTTGTCATCGCGATAGACCTTTGAATTCTCGAAACCGTCGAACCGGTAGGTATTTCGGAACAGGTCCAGGCCGCGATCGATATCGATTTTGTCGGCCGGGGGTTCACGGTCGAGGCGATAGAGCACGCCGACGGCGGTGGCGCGATCGCGGAGATTCAGCGGCGAGGCGTCATACGGAGGAGAACTGAAATAGACGGGATTCTCCCACCGGTTTTCGAGCACGATTTCGTCGACCATCATATCGGCCACTTTGAGGATGCGCCCCTGGTACGGAGTCGCCTGGAGATATGCCAGGCGGCCGCGCGGGCGGTCGCGGAATCGATCGGTGGGCTGGCGAGTCTCCCCCATCGGCGACTCGTACGGGTACCACCATATTTGCTCTTTCGTGAGCGAGATGGGAACGTCGTACTGCTGTTTCATCTGCCAGGTGTACCAGTCGGTGTTCAGCAGCGACAGGTTGACCACCCGAACATCGGTTCGATACTTGTACACCTCCTGAATACACCAGAGCGGGAAGGTGTCATTGTCGCCCGACGTGAAGAGGATCGCGTTTTCTTCGCACGTATCGAGCAGATTGGCCGCGTAGTTGTACGGCAGGAGGTTTTTCGATCTATCGTTTTCGTGATAGTTATCGACGAGCGTGTACCCCGGCAGCAGGACCAACACAGTGCTGGCGTACACGAGCGTTTTCTGCATGGATTCGTTGGCGCCGGCCAGTTTCTCACGAAGCAGCTGTATGAGCCCACTGATACCGAGCCCCATGGCGATGCCGAAGAAGACAAACGCGGGGGTAAAGAAATAGTCCCGGTTGCGGACTTCCAGATACGCGTCGGCGCCGTCGTACTTTGTCCCGTCGGCGAAGTTCATATACAGCACGAGACCGAGCGAGCAGACCAAAAACAAGGTGAAGTACACCATACCGATTTCGGCGCGCTTGCGAATGGCGACGTACATGCCGAAAAGCCCGAGCAGGAAAAAGGGCGCGAAGTTCCAGCCGGCGGAGGAGTATTGCTCTTCGAAATAGGACCAGTATCCCATGTTGGGATGGCGCCCGAGCTGGTTTTCCCAGGTTCCGCGCCGTTCGAACATGCGATCCATCATCGACTGCTGACCGTACTGCTTGCGGTCGAGATAGTTTTTGAAGGTATCGTAGTCGCGGTCGGGGTTATTCTGGTCGATCCGCGGGTTGTGGGCCGATCGCACCGGTATATACATGTGAACCGAGAACCCGATAATACCGACGAGAACGATGGCCATGGCCGTCTTCCATTCGACATTCCAGCCGAACCGTCGAGCCAGAACTCCGAGGAAGGCGAGGACGACCAGTCCGGCGGGGGCCGCGATCATAAACGTGGAGAACTCAAGCATCAGCGAGGAAAGCGAGACGATGGCAATCGTGATGGCCCAGTTGATTTTTCGGTACAGGAACGCCAGAAGCAGCGCGCCGAGCGCCAGCGTGACGACATAAAACATGGGCGCTCCTCCCCTGCCGTTGGCGAAGACGATAATCAGCAGCAGTTCGACAACGATAAAGCTGCAGATCATGATCCAGTCGCGTCGGGTCGCCTGATCATTGAGGATATAGAAGATGGACAGGACCGGCACGATCAGGAAGGGCGTCATGTGGATCCCGACCGCCGTCAGGGCGATGAAATAAACCAGGACCATGAGGCGGAGTTTTCGGGCGAGATTGTGCTCTTCGAAATAGCGCAGAGTCAGCCACAGCATCACGGTCATGATTGCCAGGGACGGTCCGTAGACCTCGGACTCGACCGAGTTCGACCAGTTCGTAGTCGAGAAGGCGACAAACAGGCCGCCGACGACACCGCCGATGTAGGCGGTCCAGCGATTCAGCGGGGCGTCCTTCTGGTCACCGAAGAAGTAGCCGACCATCCGTACCGTTACCAGATAGCCGAACAGGGCGGTGAAGCTGGACGAGATGACCGAGAGGTAGTTTATCCGGTAGGAGATATCTTCGACAAACGGGATAAGTGACATCACCCGCCCCATAAGGACGAACAGCGGAGTGCCGGGGGGATGGGGTATGCCGAGGATGTACGAACAGGCGATAAACTCGCCGCAATCCCAGAACGAGAAGGATCGCTGGACGGTCAGGGCGTATACGATGAAGGCGATGGCGAAGACTACGCCGGCGACAATCGCGTTGGTTCGGTCAAAAACCTTGCGGGGCACGGCTAACGGGTCGGACAAAATCTCCTCCTAAAGCCACGATTCACGGCGGCCGATCTTAGTTAGTAACTAGATGTTGTGACAGGCAATTGCGCCAAATATAGCAATGGGACCTCAAATCTCAACAGTTATTTTACCGGCCAATCCCGAAGGGGATTAATACGGGGCAAGGTGCTACATGTTAATCTGGTGTGGAATACTGTTTATGTTGGGAATTCTGGCGTTTGCCGATTCCCTGCTGAATATGGGTGAGATCTTCAGGCGCATCAATTCTGTCTTGTTTATGCTCCTGTCACTGGGGTTGCTGGTTCGGACGACGACCAAGAAGAAAGACGGTACCAAGGAGCGCCTGAAACGGGACATTTACGTGCTTGAGCAGAAACTCCGGACCATGGAGCAGGGCCGGGAGAAGCTCGGGAAGTTCTAGTCGCGGCGCGTCTATTACCCGACTCGTCGCTGCTCGTACTGACGCAGTCGCTGTCGGACCTCGGATATGAAGGGGTAATTGGGGAAATCCGCCAGCAGTCGCCGATAAATCGCTACCGCATCCTCAACCGTTTTGCTGTCCACCATCATCAGGTCCGCCTTGGCCTTCAATCCAAACGGGAAATAATACGAGTCGGGGAATCGCTCGATCATCCGGTTCAGCGACTGCATCGCTGAAGTCGAATCACGGTCGGCCAGGTCGAGCTCAGCGAGTTTCAGCAGCGCAATATCGGCCAGCTCCTGACCGCCAGCGAGGCGATCGTAACGCAGGCGCGCCGAGTCCGGCATCCTTCGGGCCGCAAAGTACAGGGCATCGGAGTAGTCATACGCGGCCTGCTCGTTTTCACCAATCTCGTTGAGGGTCACCACCAGCCGAAGGGCGTCGTTGACATAGAAGCCGCGCGGGTAGTCGACCATGAGCTTTCGCAGCGCCACCTGGGCGCTGTCGAACTGCTTGCGATATACGCGAATCATGGCCAGCTGGTAGTCGATTTCCTCGTTCATCTCCGGGGTCAGGCGGCTGTCCCGGAGGTTGGTGTATGTGCGAGTCGCGATTTCGAGTTCCCCGAGTCGAATCTGGCAGCGCGGTATCTGCAGCCGGGCGTTGAGATAGCCCATCCCCCGCCGGTAGCCGGCGACAACGGAGTCATAGTAGACAAGAGCGCGGTCACAGTCGTTCAATTCATCAGAGTATATCGTACCGATTCGATACAACGCCTCTCCCCTGTCGTTATCCGACTGGGAAGCGGCCACTGCCTGCTGGAGCACGATCACAGCCGAGTCCGGCTTGCCGAGACCGGCGAGGGCATCGGCGTAGTGAAACAGCGCATCGATAAACACGGGGCTGCGGAGGTCATACCGCGACGCTACACGTTCCGCCATGCGGCAGACCTGGGCGTACTGGCGGCGCTCCGCACACTGGCGAATGAAATACAGCAGCGCCTCTCCCTGACCGTTGTCGACCGAATCCTGCTGCAGCGTAGTTTCATAGGCACGGACGAATTGCTCGGTCTGGATGAAGTGAGTGGAGAGCAGTCGAAGGGCGCGAGGATTGAGCGCATCGGCGCTGACATGGAGCAGCGCGTCTTCGGTTTCTTTGCTCGACCCGACGAAAGTGAGCATTTCAAACAGGCGCTTTTCGGCATCGGCGGCCATGCGGGACGTATCATCGGCAAGCAGGGGGAAATATTCGCGAACGGCGCGCCGGTATTTGCCCTGCCGTTCCAGCAGTTGGCCGCACTCGAGCGCGAAGAGGGTTGAATCACCTGTTTCGTGGCGTGCGCGGTTGACATAGTCGAGGGCGTGGTCGACGACTCCGCTGTTGAGCTGGCTGCGGATAAGATTCGGGATGCGCGGATCATTCCAGTCGGTCAGCAATTCGGCGGCATCGCTGTAAGCCGCGATTGCTTCGTCGGTTTTCCCCTGCCCTGCCAGCATTTCAGCGAGTGTGACACGAAGATAGTAACTGGCGGGATCGCGGGCGAGCAACTGACGGAGGAGCGCCTCCGCTTTGAGGGTGTAGTTCAATTCCCGGTAGCAAACGAGCAGGAGATTCTGCGCGGCGTCGTTGTTGGGCTCCGATTCGAGCACGGATTCCAGGAGGGCGGCAGCGGCCTCGTGGTTTTCCTGACGTATGAGCGTGCGGGCGACAGCGATACGTCGTTCGGCCTCGGAAAGCACTCCTTGCGGAGCGGACCGGGTGACTCGGAAGTCCCGGAGACGGGTGGAATCCAGGGGAGGCGCGAGTTCGCTGCTATCGGCCTGTGTGACTTGCGTTTGCGCACCGGCCGGCAGTGCGGCCAGCGAGAGGAACATCATGGCGAACAGCGACCTGATCGTCATATGCTCCCCTCTTAGCGGGTGGTTCCCGTCTCAGGTTCGCTGTTCTGTATCAGGGCGCGGAAGTACGCACGAATCTGTTCTTCGTATTGCGGCGGGTAATCGTCGCCGAGATACCGATTGAGGCGGTCTTCGAACTGCGTGCGGTCCTCCAGCAGTCCGGGGGGAAGTGCCGGTGGGACCAGGACCGGGCTGGATTCGGCGGTGGTGGCTTTGCGCTGGTCGTTGAAGTCGCGGCGCTGCAAAGACCGGCTGGCTTCGAGCATTCTCGAATAGATGCGCAACTGGCGCTCGGTGGTTTCCGGTCCGGCGGCGCCCTCCGACAGATCTTCTTCGACTTCTTTCATTTCCCGGGCGATGTCATCGAGCCTTCCGAGAATCTGCCTCGAACCGGCAAACTCGTCAGCGAGCTGCTCGAGTGACTTGCGGATCGAGCCCTGTTCACCGGCCAGCCGCTGGAGTCCCTCGCGCATTTGCTGCTGGGCCTCGGACATTTTTCCGTCCTGACCCTGCTGAGGGTTGCTGTTGCACTGGTTCTGCGTCTGTTGGTTGAGCTGCTGCTGTTTTTTGCTGAGGGTCTCGAGCTGGGCCATGTTTTTATCGCATTGACCGCCGTTGCTGCCTTGCTGCTGTTGGTCGAGCGATTCCATCAGGCGGATGGACGCCTTATTCAATTGAACCATCGCCTCGCGCTGGAGCTGTGTCGCCTGAGCGCTTCGCAGTCCGTCGAGGTTTCCCATCGACTGTTCCATGGCCGAGACCGCCTGATCCACCAGCGACTGCAATTCGGCGGCGACGAACGGGGACTGCTTGCCGAGATCGGCGATGTTGTTTTTCAGCCCGCTGCAGGCTGCCATGAGGTCCTGCTGGGAGAGCGCCATCTCGCGCATCATAGCCGATCGGGGCGCAAGTTCATCGACGCGGCTCAGGAGGTCTTCCTGTTTCTGCGACAGATAGTTGGCGTCTTCGAGGGCGCGGCGCATGGCCTGTTGAATCGCCTTGCTGTCCTGCCCCTGCATTTGCGCGAGCTGTTGCTGCATCTGCGCTATCATCTGGGCAAGCTTGGAGGACGCCTGTTTGCCCTGTTCGTTCGACTGCTGTTTTTGCTGCTGCTGCATCGACTGCGACATTTGCTGCATATCTCGATCGGCATCGGTCTTTTCCAGCGCCTCGGCAAAGGTCCGTGGTTCCGTGAGGGCGCTGACGCGCTCGTCCTCGAGCATCCGGGAAAGCTCGTCAGCCTCCTGCTTGAGCGACTGGAGATCGCCGGCGATCTCATCTTCGGTGCGACTCATGGCGGGCAGTTCGTCGGCGGCGGCGCTGTCGGTATCGGCATTCATTTTGTCCTGCCGCTTGAGCAGGTCCTCGGCCTTGCGAAGCATCGCTTCCATCTTCTGTTCGATCTGCATCTTTTTCAGCAGGGCGAGCTGACGCTCGAGCCGCTGGAGCATCTCTTCCTGACTGAGTTCGAAGTCTTTCATGGCCTGCTGCAGGTCGTCTCGATCCATGCGCTGGAGGGCATCCAGGAGTTTTTTCTGCGCCTCGCGCATTTCCGGTGTGGCGACTTCCTCGAACAGCTTCTGTATTTCCTGCAGCTTGTCCATAATTTCTCGGCTCATGAGGGCATTATCGCGAAGTTGCTCGAGCGACTGCTCCATTTTGTCGGCCATCTTCTCCACCTGCGAGACGATCTCTTCGTTTTTCTGCGCGATTGACTCCAACTCCTTTTTCTGCTGCCAGTCAGCAGACTGTTCGGAGCGGTCCTGGGCCTGCAGTTTGCGAGCGGCATCTTTGAGCCGCCGGGTAAGTTCTTTGCCGGTGCGCAGCAGGCTCTCGGTGTCGGTAATACGCGCGGCGGTTTCCTGCTCGGATTGGGCGACGATTTCGTCAAGCGAAGGCAGCCGGGCGATGTACGTGCGACTGCGGCCGATTTTCGGACCGGAGATCTGATCGTTATCCGCAACTTCGAAG is a window of Candidatus Zixiibacteriota bacterium DNA encoding:
- a CDS encoding EamA family transporter is translated as MYVLLCLIWGSTWIAIKIGLTAAPPLQTAALRFMLATLILNGVIFLMRYPYPRDIRSWLRVGYPGIWMYGVNYALIYFAQVFISSSLTAVLFASLPFFVAVLSTFRLNDARVTPAGWIGIALGFVGVALISYDQLQTGDDLFLGTILAVVATYSAAHGLIIHKKFHAGANIVVTASIQMLLGSMLVLLSAIIFEDWADFHVTAASIGSILYLALMGTIVAFLSYYWLLARMSALSASLIAFITPLVALFIGVVFFDETVSASIVIGTTLILSGVGLSIERKRKAEPRTVQPVSTP
- a CDS encoding DUF2087 domain-containing protein; protein product: MEYVEGIIKNTEFFTTAELAKKLKMNVQVITRKVQAGEIRAFKIGKDWRIPESAVHEWLERHVNDGSNGNGNGNGHGRKAKVVKDYVTGDHIRELPSKRFERKYLLEFILAQFEPSRTYSEDEVNNVISRYYDDFATVRREFVAENMLEKAGGGYRRRSGYTFSD
- a CDS encoding DUF2723 domain-containing protein, with amino-acid sequence MSDPLAVPRKVFDRTNAIVAGVVFAIAFIVYALTVQRSFSFWDCGEFIACSYILGIPHPPGTPLFVLMGRVMSLIPFVEDISYRINYLSVISSSFTALFGYLVTVRMVGYFFGDQKDAPLNRWTAYIGGVVGGLFVAFSTTNWSNSVESEVYGPSLAIMTVMLWLTLRYFEEHNLARKLRLMVLVYFIALTAVGIHMTPFLIVPVLSIFYILNDQATRRDWIMICSFIVVELLLIIVFANGRGGAPMFYVVTLALGALLLAFLYRKINWAITIAIVSLSSLMLEFSTFMIAAPAGLVVLAFLGVLARRFGWNVEWKTAMAIVLVGIIGFSVHMYIPVRSAHNPRIDQNNPDRDYDTFKNYLDRKQYGQQSMMDRMFERRGTWENQLGRHPNMGYWSYFEEQYSSAGWNFAPFFLLGLFGMYVAIRKRAEIGMVYFTLFLVCSLGLVLYMNFADGTKYDGADAYLEVRNRDYFFTPAFVFFGIAMGLGISGLIQLLREKLAGANESMQKTLVYASTVLVLLPGYTLVDNYHENDRSKNLLPYNYAANLLDTCEENAILFTSGDNDTFPLWCIQEVYKYRTDVRVVNLSLLNTDWYTWQMKQQYDVPISLTKEQIWWYPYESPMGETRQPTDRFRDRPRGRLAYLQATPYQGRILKVADMMVDEIVLENRWENPVYFSSPPYDASPLNLRDRATAVGVLYRLDREPPADKIDIDRGLDLFRNTYRFDGFENSKVYRDDNATGIWLGVGMNAVRLYDALDRNGRNDEARTFIRTFIEKYPEYWQASYVLAEDLERSGDSAAALAVYRQLQDTLSAFLESNPQNLFYMQDLGMTMYEIGQRTADQPLMDRGLDYMWRAFEINPNSSYAFRKLVTILARTNNVTDLRQAATLIAQYKINLSDPYVQQILRATGGTLPSNIPPPAFED
- a CDS encoding tetratricopeptide repeat protein, with protein sequence MTIRSLFAMMFLSLAALPAGAQTQVTQADSSELAPPLDSTRLRDFRVTRSAPQGVLSEAERRIAVARTLIRQENHEAAAALLESVLESEPNNDAAQNLLLVCYRELNYTLKAEALLRQLLARDPASYYLRVTLAEMLAGQGKTDEAIAAYSDAAELLTDWNDPRIPNLIRSQLNSGVVDHALDYVNRARHETGDSTLFALECGQLLERQGKYRRAVREYFPLLADDTSRMAADAEKRLFEMLTFVGSSKETEDALLHVSADALNPRALRLLSTHFIQTEQFVRAYETTLQQDSVDNGQGEALLYFIRQCAERRQYAQVCRMAERVASRYDLRSPVFIDALFHYADALAGLGKPDSAVIVLQQAVAASQSDNDRGEALYRIGTIYSDELNDCDRALVYYDSVVAGYRRGMGYLNARLQIPRCQIRLGELEIATRTYTNLRDSRLTPEMNEEIDYQLAMIRVYRKQFDSAQVALRKLMVDYPRGFYVNDALRLVVTLNEIGENEQAAYDYSDALYFAARRMPDSARLRYDRLAGGQELADIALLKLAELDLADRDSTSAMQSLNRMIERFPDSYYFPFGLKAKADLMMVDSKTVEDAVAIYRRLLADFPNYPFISEVRQRLRQYEQRRVG